The proteins below come from a single Holdemania massiliensis genomic window:
- a CDS encoding arylsulfotransferase family protein has translation MKFDRSFWLRILPWGLFGAALIFLAVQGFSPEEAAGCAVSISADGTHIGDLLTTSDLEIQINGLPLTMDLSETAPLVAPLSLSRETANILTWTSSDRNLQISWNGQKLTSPAAIEVEALSPQQSSVLTIRKGNCQRNVTVQLLPDSFPTVQFTGHSTSAGDYYGDLMNDDGDSYIFKMDNDGQLLYYYRGFYNKSGSVMNFQKHELDGVVTYSFFEPSADISDHLLYMGVQYGHINLLDDQYQLIQQIELLPSEHLPAGGMCENHEFLMLGENHYLLTGSVDQNLWVSSEQRYVRVKAALIQEILNGEVIFEWCSSDHPALLRQSVENNDYTNTNDTYYAADYAHINSLCVDPNDGNLIASFRNLDAVLKIDRQSGEIIWTLGGLGDDFGLEEEQLFSRQHYAKLTDEGTLLLFDNGNAQEQTRILEFQLNEKNQSVITWKEMMVDGKYSFATGSVMKTEANTYVIGWGTGSVHSLMSEIDFDTREVVAEMIPAYGQYSYRVVKFQ, from the coding sequence ATGAAATTTGATCGATCTTTTTGGCTGCGGATTCTGCCTTGGGGACTGTTTGGCGCGGCCTTGATTTTCTTGGCTGTTCAGGGTTTTTCCCCGGAAGAAGCAGCTGGCTGTGCCGTAAGTATCAGTGCCGACGGCACTCATATCGGAGATTTGTTAACAACGAGTGATTTGGAAATTCAGATCAACGGTTTGCCGCTGACCATGGACCTTTCCGAAACGGCGCCGCTGGTTGCACCGTTGTCCTTGAGCCGGGAAACAGCCAATATTCTGACCTGGACTTCCAGTGACAGAAATCTGCAGATCAGCTGGAATGGTCAGAAGCTGACCTCTCCCGCCGCGATTGAAGTGGAAGCCCTCAGTCCGCAGCAATCCTCCGTTCTGACGATCCGCAAAGGCAATTGTCAGCGCAATGTCACCGTGCAGCTGCTTCCAGACAGTTTCCCGACAGTGCAGTTTACGGGTCACAGCACAAGTGCCGGTGATTATTATGGGGATCTGATGAATGATGACGGGGATTCTTATATCTTTAAAATGGATAACGACGGACAGCTGTTGTATTACTACCGCGGTTTTTATAATAAGAGCGGTTCGGTAATGAATTTCCAAAAGCATGAATTAGACGGTGTCGTCACTTATTCCTTCTTTGAACCTTCGGCCGATATTTCCGATCATTTGTTGTATATGGGCGTACAGTATGGTCACATCAATCTTCTCGATGATCAGTATCAGCTGATTCAGCAGATAGAACTCTTGCCTTCTGAACATCTGCCCGCAGGCGGGATGTGTGAGAACCACGAGTTTCTGATGCTCGGTGAAAACCATTATCTGCTTACCGGTTCTGTCGATCAGAACCTATGGGTTTCCAGTGAACAGCGTTATGTTCGGGTAAAAGCAGCCTTGATCCAGGAAATTCTAAACGGTGAGGTCATCTTTGAATGGTGCAGCAGCGATCATCCGGCCTTGTTGAGACAGTCGGTAGAAAACAATGATTATACCAATACCAATGATACCTATTACGCTGCGGATTATGCGCATATCAACAGTCTGTGCGTAGATCCGAATGACGGCAATCTGATCGCCTCCTTCCGTAATCTGGATGCAGTCTTAAAGATTGATCGGCAAAGCGGGGAAATTATCTGGACACTGGGCGGTTTGGGGGATGATTTCGGGCTGGAGGAAGAGCAGCTTTTCTCCCGTCAGCATTATGCCAAGCTGACGGATGAGGGAACTTTGCTTCTGTTTGATAATGGCAATGCCCAGGAACAGACGCGGATTCTGGAATTTCAGTTAAACGAGAAAAATCAATCGGTGATCACATGGAAGGAAATGATGGTCGATGGAAAATATTCCTTTGCGACCGGCTCGGTGATGAAAACCGAAGCTAACACCTACGTCATCGGCTGGGGCACGGGCAGCGTACATTCGCTGATGAGTGAGATTGACTTTGACACCCGCGAAGTTGTGGCGGAGATGATTCCGGCCTATGGTCAATATAGCTACCGTGTGGTGAAGTTCCAGTAA
- a CDS encoding acyltransferase family protein, whose translation MTSAKTQQYHAVDVMKFVCAFLVIVVHTYPFYEVWPDLGFVTSNILGRIVIPFFFISAGYFMQIGRCHKDENYFRSYIKRLIKLYLIWSVIYIPFGMHKLGNMMEISGALWLAALPIALFNIGTYFHLWYMSALIFAMVFCHLFLKKFSMKALLILGGLLFLIGLVETYHGLITNEILLQSVNTYFLLMFTTRNGLFFGVLFVAMGMALADLNQTKTLRHPFIKAAVAFVLLVAEAFTVRHFHWALDYNMYLMTVPFILYWFAGLLQTQLNWKLNFKALREASTVIYFCHAMFLELGEILLGSLYLNNGAVRFFFVFPLTMILTVIIRKWLPFLK comes from the coding sequence ATGACCTCTGCCAAAACCCAACAATATCACGCTGTGGATGTGATGAAATTTGTCTGCGCCTTTCTCGTCATCGTTGTCCACACTTACCCCTTTTATGAAGTCTGGCCGGATTTAGGTTTTGTCACAAGCAATATATTAGGAAGAATCGTCATTCCGTTTTTCTTTATCTCGGCCGGTTATTTCATGCAGATCGGGCGCTGTCATAAGGATGAAAATTACTTCCGCAGTTATATTAAGCGGCTGATCAAGCTGTATCTGATCTGGAGTGTGATTTATATTCCGTTTGGGATGCACAAGCTGGGCAATATGATGGAAATCAGCGGAGCTTTGTGGCTGGCAGCCTTGCCGATCGCTTTGTTCAATATCGGAACCTACTTTCATCTGTGGTATATGTCAGCGCTGATTTTTGCGATGGTTTTCTGTCATCTGTTTTTAAAGAAATTTTCAATGAAGGCTTTGTTGATCCTGGGCGGTCTCTTATTTTTAATCGGATTGGTTGAAACCTATCATGGCTTAATCACCAACGAAATTCTGCTGCAGTCGGTCAACACCTACTTTTTACTGATGTTTACGACCCGCAACGGTTTGTTTTTCGGCGTGCTGTTTGTCGCGATGGGCATGGCCCTGGCTGATCTGAACCAGACGAAGACCCTTCGCCATCCCTTTATCAAAGCGGCTGTAGCCTTCGTTTTATTAGTCGCAGAAGCCTTCACTGTCCGGCATTTTCACTGGGCTTTGGATTACAACATGTACTTGATGACGGTTCCGTTTATCTTGTATTGGTTTGCCGGACTGCTGCAAACGCAGTTAAACTGGAAGCTGAATTTCAAAGCGCTGCGTGAAGCCAGCACCGTGATTTATTTCTGTCATGCGATGTTTTTGGAATTGGGTGAAATCTTACTGGGTTCTTTGTATTTAAACAACGGCGCCGTACGGTTTTTCTTTGTCTTTCCGCTGACGATGATCCTGACGGTCATCATCCGCAAATGGCTGCCCTTTCTGAAATGA
- a CDS encoding alpha/beta hydrolase produces MILEKQLKGTRAKRPVIIFLHGFGRKRTGELEAFQQAFENDYEIIMPELFDPEDQKDSNGILWANRALHVVEKELLKQRRVILGGFSMGGVIASWIASMLPVEKLILIAPAFDLINLKNTGNILTSLITHFTHLESPQEIANFNGLPANFFQTLIDVVVQFRPYASRLSCPVLLIHGSQDGIVSPQSSKIAFSRMPSAQKQMFVIENGHHVMFEDEGVCPEVLALIQLYLNDQIVIRNEEVLEEQPAQEEKSE; encoded by the coding sequence ATGATTCTTGAAAAACAGCTGAAAGGAACACGCGCTAAGCGTCCGGTGATCATCTTCCTGCATGGCTTTGGTAGAAAACGGACAGGTGAGCTGGAGGCTTTCCAACAAGCGTTTGAGAATGATTATGAGATCATCATGCCGGAGCTTTTTGATCCAGAGGACCAGAAGGATTCCAATGGGATTTTATGGGCGAACCGGGCCCTGCATGTCGTTGAAAAAGAATTGCTCAAACAGCGCCGGGTCATTCTGGGCGGGTTCTCAATGGGCGGTGTCATCGCCAGCTGGATCGCGTCGATGCTTCCGGTGGAGAAGCTGATTCTGATCGCACCGGCCTTCGATCTGATCAATCTGAAGAATACCGGCAATATTCTGACCTCGCTGATCACTCACTTCACCCATCTGGAATCACCGCAGGAAATCGCCAATTTTAATGGTCTGCCGGCAAACTTTTTTCAGACGCTGATCGACGTTGTCGTACAGTTTCGGCCCTATGCTTCCCGCTTATCCTGTCCCGTGCTCTTGATTCATGGTTCCCAAGACGGCATCGTTTCACCGCAAAGCTCAAAGATTGCCTTCTCCCGCATGCCTTCCGCTCAAAAACAGATGTTTGTGATTGAAAACGGACATCACGTCATGTTTGAAGATGAAGGTGTCTGTCCGGAAGTTCTGGCTTTGATCCAATTGTATCTGAACGATCAGATCGTCATCCGGAATGAGGAAGTCTTGGAAGAACAACCAGCCCAAGAAGAAAAATCAGAATGA
- a CDS encoding NAD(P)/FAD-dependent oxidoreductase, with amino-acid sequence MNCNNKYDVVIIGGGIGGLMCAYRIAERDPKASVLLLERGLDLEHRQCPIISGKAEKCLKCEPCAVMEGIAGAGAFSDGKYIISTEYGGWLPEFMEPAKVMDYIEQADQVLMHFGAQKERFVPNDELKQLCLRYDLHMQQAQLKHLGTDANLKTMQNLVDDLKQRVQIETLCTVTDVNKQTHEVFFTHRGQQYSVKGEKIVFAVGRAGSRVFLDWCKRNGVACANNQVDIGVRVELPAMVWEHFSKKIYEPKILYRSKAYGDTTRMFCFNERGLVVTENTDGVLTVNGHAYKELERKTDNSNFALLCTIRFTEPFNDPIDYARYVASLANKISGGSVLVQRLGDLESGRRTDEKRLKQSTVRPTLNAVPGDLSLCMPKRQLDNIIETLHALDKVAPGTANYDTLLYGVECKYYSARPDCVNFEIKDCPGIYALGDGAGFTRSLSQAAANGLIIGEILTKK; translated from the coding sequence TTGAATTGTAACAACAAATATGATGTCGTGATCATCGGCGGCGGCATTGGCGGATTAATGTGCGCTTACCGCATTGCCGAACGGGATCCAAAAGCGTCGGTTCTGCTTCTGGAACGAGGACTGGATTTGGAACACCGCCAGTGTCCGATCATTTCAGGCAAGGCCGAAAAATGTTTGAAATGTGAGCCATGCGCAGTCATGGAGGGAATTGCCGGCGCGGGGGCATTCTCGGACGGCAAGTATATCATTTCCACCGAATACGGCGGATGGCTGCCGGAATTTATGGAACCCGCCAAAGTCATGGATTATATCGAACAGGCAGATCAGGTGCTGATGCACTTTGGGGCGCAAAAGGAACGTTTTGTGCCCAATGATGAGCTGAAACAGCTCTGCCTGCGCTACGATCTGCATATGCAGCAGGCACAGTTAAAGCATTTGGGAACAGACGCCAACTTAAAAACGATGCAGAATCTGGTCGATGACTTAAAGCAGCGCGTCCAGATTGAAACGCTGTGTACGGTCACGGATGTGAATAAGCAGACGCACGAAGTCTTTTTTACGCATCGCGGGCAACAGTACAGTGTCAAGGGAGAGAAAATCGTCTTTGCGGTCGGCCGCGCCGGCAGCCGGGTTTTTCTCGATTGGTGCAAGCGCAACGGCGTGGCCTGCGCCAATAATCAGGTCGATATCGGCGTGCGGGTTGAATTGCCGGCGATGGTATGGGAGCATTTCTCCAAGAAAATCTATGAGCCTAAAATTCTGTACCGGTCAAAAGCCTATGGGGATACGACGCGGATGTTCTGTTTTAACGAGCGCGGCCTAGTCGTGACTGAGAATACCGACGGAGTTTTGACGGTTAATGGCCACGCCTATAAGGAACTGGAACGCAAGACTGACAATTCCAACTTTGCGCTGCTCTGCACGATCCGCTTCACCGAACCGTTTAACGATCCGATTGATTATGCCCGTTACGTCGCTTCGCTGGCAAATAAGATTTCCGGCGGCAGCGTGCTTGTTCAGCGCTTAGGCGATCTGGAAAGCGGCCGGCGGACGGATGAAAAGCGGCTGAAGCAGTCGACGGTCCGTCCGACCCTCAACGCTGTGCCAGGTGATTTAAGCCTGTGCATGCCGAAGCGTCAGCTGGACAATATCATTGAAACGCTGCACGCTCTGGATAAGGTGGCGCCGGGGACCGCTAACTATGATACGCTGCTGTACGGCGTGGAATGCAAGTATTATTCCGCCCGCCCGGACTGTGTCAACTTTGAAATCAAAGACTGCCCGGGAATCTATGCTTTGGGCGATGGCGCAGGCTTTACCCGGTCGCTGTCCCAAGCGGCGGCCAATGGATTAATCATCGGCGAAATTTTGACCAAAAAATAA
- a CDS encoding LamG-like jellyroll fold domain-containing protein has product MKKIIQWLCGFCLLAGLLCGCRTTLIQDQMETYAPKDPALFSEEGIDAQAYRLDKDTEHRMQSKILRNSKSFTISFWFKPEANFEWTTLLSMGRDDRHVMQLATSGNPTGDRCGLNYSIQSGNQAYRVISDQEATVETGIYNHIVLTQEGNMVTLYLNGQQTASGHVAKQVKQLRSEELILGKSLIYNDPQAEGSFQDFQIINQAWTAEEVATEFDRFYPKAVLDTFHFSNMDDLTGNLWFGENPYRDLYFSWTSDKPEFITDQGKLTQPTTAQGDQTVTITARVEHQGQTFTKDFVFQVLADSPKTRLKRDQIAVNNDFQTLMNEHDVLPVTAANGSELEWTVLSGGIELQENRIIKTEAAEKVKARLRVTLHQEQLSATIERDIVVLDEFTGYVLSYFNGELGEERGKLAYSRDGLHWTDLNQGQPVLTSELGNGRIRDPFIGRDKSGDFVVLATEGFDNPDIYLWRSTDLVTFTDHQLVSVSLWDPFLKMSGTRAWAPEMSYDPEQDLYYIYFSDPTEKDESALYYVATQDFEHYSYPGNFFKPGYTVIDGTVLQAQGKYWLFYKDERKAAQTIYYASTDVLSNLFGEAYDQKFLFPLRFMEGPFVFPVNGEDSFYLYEDYYPYGTFHVAQFSTLGENSDLRWLDESEYTLPNEDVRHGSATPLTEKELQRLLEAYPPAEDAVSEPEVIEAPSQN; this is encoded by the coding sequence ATGAAAAAAATCATTCAGTGGCTGTGCGGCTTTTGCCTGCTTGCGGGATTGTTATGCGGCTGCCGCACGACGTTGATTCAGGATCAAATGGAAACCTATGCCCCCAAGGATCCGGCTTTATTCAGTGAGGAAGGCATTGACGCTCAGGCCTATCGTCTTGACAAAGATACCGAACATCGCATGCAGTCCAAGATTCTGCGTAATTCCAAGAGCTTTACAATTTCTTTCTGGTTTAAACCGGAAGCCAATTTTGAATGGACCACCTTACTTTCGATGGGTCGGGACGACCGGCATGTGATGCAGCTGGCGACCTCCGGCAATCCCACCGGAGATCGCTGCGGACTGAACTATTCCATCCAATCCGGAAATCAAGCTTACCGTGTCATTTCAGATCAGGAAGCCACGGTAGAAACAGGAATTTATAATCACATCGTATTGACACAGGAAGGCAATATGGTGACCTTATATCTCAATGGGCAGCAAACCGCATCTGGCCATGTCGCCAAGCAGGTCAAACAGCTGCGCAGCGAGGAGCTGATCCTAGGCAAGAGTCTGATTTACAATGACCCGCAGGCGGAAGGGTCGTTCCAGGATTTTCAGATTATCAATCAAGCCTGGACGGCGGAGGAAGTGGCCACTGAATTTGACCGGTTCTATCCGAAAGCCGTACTGGATACCTTCCATTTCAGCAATATGGATGATTTAACAGGTAATCTCTGGTTTGGTGAAAATCCGTATCGGGATTTGTATTTCAGCTGGACCAGCGATAAGCCGGAATTTATTACGGATCAGGGCAAACTGACTCAACCGACAACGGCTCAGGGGGATCAGACGGTGACGATTACTGCCCGTGTGGAGCATCAGGGACAGACCTTTACCAAGGATTTTGTCTTTCAGGTACTCGCGGATTCCCCAAAAACGCGGTTAAAGCGTGATCAAATCGCGGTCAACAACGATTTTCAGACCTTGATGAATGAGCATGATGTGCTGCCTGTCACGGCGGCCAACGGATCTGAACTGGAATGGACGGTACTGAGCGGCGGAATCGAGCTGCAGGAGAATCGGATCATCAAAACAGAGGCAGCCGAGAAAGTAAAGGCAAGGCTGCGGGTAACCCTCCATCAGGAACAACTCAGCGCAACCATCGAACGCGACATTGTGGTGCTGGACGAGTTTACCGGCTATGTGCTTTCTTATTTTAACGGAGAGCTGGGTGAGGAGCGTGGCAAATTGGCTTACAGCCGTGATGGCCTGCATTGGACAGATCTCAATCAAGGTCAGCCGGTGCTGACGTCTGAATTGGGCAACGGCCGTATCCGCGATCCGTTTATCGGACGGGATAAATCCGGTGATTTTGTGGTACTGGCTACCGAAGGCTTTGACAATCCGGATATCTATCTCTGGCGCAGTACTGATCTGGTGACATTTACCGATCATCAGCTTGTTTCCGTTTCATTATGGGATCCATTCCTTAAGATGAGCGGAACCCGCGCCTGGGCGCCGGAAATGAGCTATGATCCCGAACAGGACTTATATTACATCTATTTTTCGGATCCGACGGAAAAGGATGAGAGTGCATTGTATTATGTTGCGACGCAGGATTTTGAGCATTACAGTTATCCGGGCAATTTCTTTAAGCCAGGCTATACGGTGATCGACGGAACTGTCCTGCAGGCGCAGGGAAAGTACTGGCTGTTTTACAAAGATGAACGCAAAGCCGCGCAGACCATTTATTACGCTTCCACAGATGTGTTATCCAACTTGTTCGGCGAAGCCTATGATCAAAAATTCCTGTTTCCGCTGCGGTTTATGGAAGGCCCGTTTGTGTTCCCGGTGAATGGAGAAGATTCCTTCTACCTGTATGAAGACTATTATCCTTATGGAACCTTCCACGTCGCTCAGTTTTCAACGCTGGGAGAAAACAGTGATCTGCGCTGGCTGGATGAATCGGAATATACTTTGCCCAATGAAGACGTCCGGCATGGTTCTGCCACCCCGCTGACAGAAAAGGAACTGCAGCGGCTGCTGGAAGCCTATCCGCCGGCTGAAGACGCTGTTTCTGAGCCTGAAGTAATCGAAGCTCCATCTCAAAATTAG
- a CDS encoding phosphodiester glycosidase family protein produces MAKRKRNRTRKIKPFTILQKTYMIAAVFILVGLMTVYGAAMIVLKGPSVTVSNLLTSTMMETRTLKSVARLFFSEEEMETIMNRNSVSDTDEITDSETDFVIDESKKDKIEIIDIKGPTYEGKLMIVYDPSRIHLAVNSDLGNANEGYFVEEYVKANDAIGGINAGGFDDPNGQGTGGIPYGIVIQDGELVSGGLDDYNSVIGFNEQNKLIVGNMTGRQALEYGLRDAVTFKPIFIVNYVPVEVTGTGGGVNPRTVIGQREDGAVLLLVIDGRQTTSLGASYSDCIDIMTQYGAMNAANLDGGSSSVMVYDGKIINNVVSMNGDRKVPTAFIVK; encoded by the coding sequence GTGGCAAAGCGCAAGCGAAACCGCACGCGGAAAATCAAACCCTTTACGATTTTACAGAAAACCTATATGATCGCCGCGGTTTTCATTCTCGTCGGTCTGATGACCGTCTACGGTGCAGCGATGATCGTGCTGAAAGGCCCTTCGGTCACCGTCAGCAACCTGCTTACGAGCACGATGATGGAGACCCGGACGTTAAAAAGTGTTGCCCGGCTGTTTTTTTCGGAAGAGGAAATGGAAACGATCATGAACCGCAACTCTGTCAGTGATACCGATGAAATCACGGATTCCGAAACGGATTTTGTCATTGACGAAAGCAAAAAAGATAAAATCGAGATTATTGATATCAAAGGTCCGACGTATGAGGGAAAATTGATGATCGTCTACGATCCGTCGCGCATCCATCTGGCCGTCAATTCGGATTTGGGCAATGCCAACGAAGGCTACTTCGTCGAAGAATACGTCAAGGCCAACGATGCCATCGGCGGCATCAATGCCGGGGGCTTCGATGATCCCAACGGTCAGGGAACCGGCGGAATTCCTTACGGCATCGTCATTCAGGATGGCGAGCTGGTCAGCGGCGGACTGGATGATTACAATTCCGTCATCGGATTTAATGAACAGAATAAGCTGATCGTCGGCAACATGACCGGACGGCAGGCGCTCGAGTACGGCCTGCGCGATGCGGTGACGTTCAAGCCGATCTTTATCGTCAACTATGTTCCGGTTGAAGTCACAGGCACCGGCGGCGGGGTCAATCCGCGCACGGTGATCGGCCAGCGGGAAGACGGAGCTGTGCTGCTGCTGGTCATCGACGGACGGCAGACAACGAGTCTGGGAGCTTCATATTCTGACTGCATTGACATCATGACGCAATACGGAGCGATGAACGCCGCGAATCTTGACGGCGGGTCTTCGTCGGTCATGGTCTATGACGGCAAGATTATCAACAACGTGGTTTCCATGAACGGCGACCGCAAGGTTCCGACCGCCTTTATCGTGAAATAA
- a CDS encoding PduL/EutD family phosphate acyltransferase — protein sequence MSEEKVLVEVSARHIHLSDADVEALFGPGYKLTVKKELSQPGQFASNEKVTIKGERGEMKLSVLGPTRPETQVELSLTDARTVGVKAMIRESGDIEGTQGVTIIGPAGSIEITKGVIAAKRHVHMTPADAEKFGVTNGQIVSVKIDTDGRSLTFGDTVVRVSEKYALAMHIDTDEANAAAISGSAMGEIIK from the coding sequence ATGTCAGAAGAAAAAGTATTAGTTGAAGTTTCTGCCCGTCACATCCATTTGAGCGATGCCGACGTTGAAGCTTTGTTCGGTCCAGGATACAAATTAACTGTAAAGAAAGAGCTGTCCCAGCCAGGTCAGTTCGCTTCGAATGAAAAGGTAACAATCAAGGGAGAACGCGGCGAAATGAAGCTGTCCGTTCTGGGACCAACCCGTCCTGAAACCCAGGTTGAGCTGTCTTTGACGGATGCCCGTACGGTGGGCGTAAAAGCCATGATCCGGGAGTCCGGCGATATTGAAGGAACACAGGGTGTAACGATCATCGGTCCAGCCGGTTCCATTGAAATCACGAAAGGTGTCATCGCTGCGAAACGGCATGTTCACATGACACCGGCGGATGCGGAAAAGTTTGGCGTCACAAACGGCCAGATTGTTTCTGTGAAGATTGATACGGATGGCCGCAGCCTGACCTTCGGCGATACGGTTGTCCGCGTTTCTGAGAAATATGCTTTAGCGATGCATATTGATACGGATGAAGCCAATGCCGCAGCCATCTCTGGTTCCGCAATGGGCGAAATCATTAAATAA